In Sphingobacterium sp. SYP-B4668, the sequence GTAAGCCATAGGTACGTATAGCGGTAGTATATTACTCACATACTACCGCTATCCTCCCATCAACGGACTTGCACACAACACAGCTAATCAGCTCGACACACCGAGCTCAGATTCAACGCCTATTTACGTTCTCGAAAGAGCAAATAACAGGTCAACAAAGTGATATTGATAAGCACGGAAAAGGCATTGGAGAGGATAATGGGCCATTCTTCCCGAATGAAGCCATACACCACCCACATGGACACTCCGACTAATAAAATGCTAATCATGGCTGGAGAAAGGTTTTCTACATCCTTTTCCTTGATTACTTTAATGAGCTGTGGGACCATCGAAATAGAGGTCAATATTCCAGCTAGGATCCCAATGATGATTTCCATACGCTTGAGGTTATATGTCCACACTGCAGCAGCCGAGTGAGCGTCCTTCTGTATATGGAGAACCGCCAGACATTCCAAAAGTTTAAAAATATCGGAATGTTTTTATTCCTATACTCCTTTCCAAAGTGCCAAATAGTAATAACGACGCACTACCGTCATCCAGTAGCGCGTGCTGTTTGGGGGCTATCCTTATGTTTGCGAGGCAGTAGCATGGATATGCCGTAGCTCACCAAGGCATCAATAGCTGTCCTTACCTATTCATATAGGTCTTAAACTGCAGCTTCTCTAAGTCGATTCTAAATTCCCGCTGCTGTCCAGCCGTCAAGTTTTCCACAGGCAATCTGTGCTCGCCCAATTCTATTCCAGCTTCACGCATATAAGCCTTCCCCGTAC encodes:
- a CDS encoding SemiSWEET transporter; this encodes MEIIIGILAGILTSISMVPQLIKVIKEKDVENLSPAMISILLVGVSMWVVYGFIREEWPIILSNAFSVLINITLLTCYLLFRERK